One genomic window of Psychrobacillus sp. INOP01 includes the following:
- a CDS encoding PadR family transcriptional regulator gives MTETAFYILLSLTEPSHGYGIIKRVEELTNGRLKLGSGTIYGTLTKMQNDGMIIVFSDEKRKTIYEITQLGKNVMLAEIARLKELHTNALRLEEEFK, from the coding sequence ATGACCGAAACTGCGTTTTATATACTACTTTCTTTAACAGAGCCATCCCACGGCTACGGTATTATTAAACGTGTGGAGGAATTGACAAACGGTAGATTAAAGCTAGGTTCAGGAACGATTTATGGTACTTTAACAAAAATGCAAAACGACGGAATGATTATCGTATTTTCAGATGAAAAACGTAAAACTATTTACGAAATTACTCAGCTTGGTAAGAATGTGATGCTAGCAGAAATTGCTCGTTTAAAAGAATTACATACAAATGCCTTACGCTTAGAGGAGGAATTCAAATGA
- a CDS encoding DUF2812 domain-containing protein, with the protein MKKMRWLWSYRIDSTEIWLEDLVAKGFHLKSLNRFSSVFTFEQGDSIKKKVRIHYGEKTLAPKLASAGWESAVISDKWQVLTNENQQISIYPSKDQLFKRTRLHAYMYILISTFYLSFYLSFLFIFGIILNIFSETLQIAPLIVPIIIYTGLIALTIFVFKAYRKFEKQFLGTDVIKKSGTKKIRRIRPGWMYEPLRTTVWLEEMAQRGYELESVFATIFTFRPKGKNNIAYEVAFEPKINANYFQLHKDFGWELKYTSNITWLNYTIWGMPYEEEEVKPAFSYDELERRKVAKKAFLMNCGMSVFILFICAQSIYMNTVTIDRPFLDWSYMGVIRIMLVVMSVFWLFMFVRIVLGYRKELQLISS; encoded by the coding sequence ATGAAAAAAATGAGGTGGCTTTGGAGCTATCGGATTGATTCGACCGAAATATGGCTCGAGGATTTAGTAGCAAAAGGATTTCATCTAAAGAGTCTTAACCGTTTTTCAAGTGTATTTACGTTTGAGCAAGGGGATTCGATAAAGAAAAAAGTACGCATTCATTACGGTGAAAAAACCCTTGCTCCTAAGCTTGCATCTGCTGGTTGGGAAAGTGCGGTAATTTCCGATAAGTGGCAAGTGCTCACAAATGAGAACCAGCAGATTTCCATTTATCCTAGTAAGGATCAATTATTCAAGCGCACTCGATTGCATGCTTATATGTATATCTTAATCTCAACCTTCTATTTATCATTTTATTTATCATTTTTATTTATATTTGGCATTATTCTTAATATTTTTAGTGAAACTCTTCAAATTGCTCCACTAATAGTGCCTATAATTATATATACGGGACTAATCGCGTTAACGATTTTCGTATTTAAAGCTTATCGTAAATTTGAAAAACAGTTTCTCGGTACTGATGTCATCAAAAAGTCTGGAACGAAGAAAATCCGTAGAATTCGTCCTGGTTGGATGTATGAGCCATTACGAACGACGGTTTGGCTCGAGGAGATGGCACAACGTGGTTATGAGCTTGAATCAGTTTTTGCAACGATTTTTACATTCCGTCCAAAGGGAAAAAATAATATTGCCTATGAGGTTGCGTTTGAACCGAAAATTAATGCAAATTACTTTCAGCTTCACAAGGATTTTGGATGGGAGTTAAAATATACTTCCAATATTACATGGCTGAACTACACCATTTGGGGGATGCCGTATGAAGAAGAGGAAGTTAAACCTGCATTTTCCTATGATGAGCTAGAAAGAAGAAAAGTCGCTAAAAAGGCTTTCCTTATGAACTGTGGAATGTCTGTATTCATTTTATTTATTTGCGCTCAGTCTATATATATGAATACCGTCACAATTGACCGACCCTTTTTGGACTGGTCGTACATGGGGGTTATTCGTATAATGCTTGTGGTTATGAGTGTGTTTTGGCTTTTTATGTTTGTCCGTATTGTTTTAGGCTATCGAAAAGAATTGCAATTAATTAGTAGTTAA
- a CDS encoding alpha/beta fold hydrolase: MKKIKKIGIILIILLAVALFFPTWTQDIKGDNSISILEQVKINGSSHELMIRGNDKNNPVIIVVHGGPGTPEIPYVDKYQDLLETDFTVVHYDQRASGKSYHFLEDYSNLSTDLLVEDLLAMTDYISERLGKNKIILMGHSAGTYIGIQAAHKAPEKYEAYIGIGQMGDTLESEIDSLTYVINQAQKDGNIDDVLYLQGITEQIKNGDTVTPRNYVMKYGGSARLIDDPGDNISVLLSSEYNLLDLIRYNYGMGFSQQKLLKEILENPLPNIVTKLEIPFYFVAGKYDFMTSSNAAKNYFDMIEADQKEFISFEQSAHYPQFEEKEKFYEWMSNTFIK; this comes from the coding sequence ATGAAAAAAATAAAAAAAATTGGAATAATTTTAATAATATTATTAGCAGTGGCACTTTTTTTCCCGACATGGACTCAAGATATAAAAGGTGATAATAGTATTAGTATATTAGAACAAGTCAAGATAAATGGAAGCAGTCATGAACTTATGATACGCGGTAATGATAAGAACAATCCTGTTATTATTGTTGTACATGGAGGACCTGGAACTCCAGAAATACCATATGTCGATAAATATCAAGATTTACTGGAAACCGATTTTACGGTAGTACATTACGACCAAAGAGCAAGCGGCAAATCATATCATTTTTTGGAGGATTATTCTAATCTTTCAACAGATCTATTGGTAGAGGATTTGTTAGCTATGACTGATTACATATCAGAACGTCTAGGAAAAAATAAGATTATATTGATGGGCCATTCTGCTGGTACATATATTGGAATACAAGCTGCTCATAAAGCCCCTGAAAAGTATGAAGCATATATTGGTATTGGACAGATGGGTGATACACTAGAAAGCGAGATTGACAGTTTGACCTATGTTATTAATCAGGCTCAAAAGGATGGCAATATAGATGATGTTTTGTATTTACAAGGTATAACTGAACAAATTAAAAATGGCGATACTGTTACCCCGAGAAATTATGTTATGAAATATGGTGGGTCTGCAAGACTCATTGATGACCCAGGTGATAATATAAGTGTTTTATTAAGCAGTGAGTATAACTTATTGGATTTAATACGTTATAACTATGGGATGGGATTTTCCCAACAGAAGTTGTTAAAGGAAATATTAGAAAATCCATTACCTAATATTGTAACTAAACTTGAAATTCCTTTCTATTTCGTCGCGGGTAAATATGACTTTATGACTTCATCTAATGCAGCGAAAAATTATTTTGATATGATTGAAGCCGATCAGAAGGAATTTATATCTTTTGAGCAATCCGCTCATTATCCACAATTTGAAGAAAAGGAAAAATTTTATGAATGGATGTCTAATACATTTATAAAATAA
- the qoxD gene encoding cytochrome aa3 quinol oxidase subunit IV → MKELFPLKQVMGFVFSLVLTVVALLVYFTDMSYTVGMTVLLITAFVQAGLQIVVFMHAGESKDKGSIYLNIYYSLLIALITIFGTLLVLVWDM, encoded by the coding sequence ATGAAAGAATTATTCCCTCTTAAACAAGTAATGGGCTTTGTATTCTCATTAGTCCTAACTGTCGTAGCGCTTTTAGTTTACTTTACTGACATGTCCTACACAGTAGGAATGACAGTGCTACTAATAACTGCTTTCGTTCAAGCTGGGCTACAGATAGTTGTGTTTATGCACGCTGGAGAGTCTAAAGATAAAGGTTCTATCTATCTAAATATCTACTATTCCCTTCTCATTGCATTAATAACTATCTTTGGTACACTACTTGTATTGGTTTGGGATATGTAA
- the qoxC gene encoding cytochrome aa3 quinol oxidase subunit III — protein sequence MKVDNSLPLEYSTEENNLKILGFWIFIGAEIMLFATLFTAYFTLENRTGNGPTGADIFEITPVLIETILLLTSSFTIGLAIHAMRLNKKKATMGFFIVTLILGAAFLGVEIYEFTHYVHVGAGLQTSAFTAALLTTLGTHGLHVTLGFFWGLFILIQIKKRGLTPETANKSFIFSLYWHFLDIIWIFIFSFIYLKGMM from the coding sequence ATGAAGGTAGATAACTCGCTTCCACTTGAATATAGTACGGAAGAAAACAACCTGAAGATCCTAGGTTTTTGGATCTTCATAGGTGCGGAAATAATGCTTTTCGCAACACTTTTCACCGCATATTTCACATTGGAAAATCGTACTGGCAATGGACCAACTGGTGCTGACATTTTTGAAATTACACCAGTTCTAATCGAAACTATTTTACTTTTAACAAGTAGCTTTACTATTGGGCTTGCTATTCATGCCATGCGATTGAATAAGAAAAAAGCTACAATGGGATTCTTTATCGTCACATTAATCTTAGGAGCAGCTTTCCTAGGAGTTGAAATCTACGAATTCACACATTATGTACATGTTGGTGCAGGACTACAAACTAGTGCATTTACTGCAGCTTTGTTGACGACCTTAGGAACGCATGGTTTGCATGTAACATTAGGATTTTTCTGGGGATTATTTATACTAATACAGATTAAAAAACGGGGGCTAACTCCAGAAACAGCCAATAAATCGTTTATTTTCTCACTTTATTGGCATTTCCTAGATATTATTTGGATCTTCATCTTTAGCTTCATCTACTTGAAAGGAATGATGTAA
- the qoxB gene encoding cytochrome aa3 quinol oxidase subunit I, whose translation MDFFDRFAVPHPSFLIYASMVGIGLTMLAIVVGITYFKKWGYLWREWITTVDHKRIGIMYLLSALLMLFRGGVDAIMMRYQLSMPENTFLDSQHYNEVFSTHGVVMILFMAMPFIIFFFNYLVPLQIGARDVAFPRLNALSFWLFFMGMGLFNISFIVGGSPDAGWTSYFPLAGNEFSTSVGTNYYMIAIQIAGIGTLMTGINFITTILKMRAPGMKLMKMPMFTWSAFIANVIIVFAFPVLTVLLAMGTMDRLFGTNFFTTDNGGMDMLWANLFWVWGHPEVYILILPAFGLYSEIISTFARRNLYGYKSMVASMVVISLLSFFVWAHHFFTMGQGPLANSIFSITTMAIAVPTGVKIFNWLFTLWKGKIEFTTPMLYSMLFIPLFTLGGVTGVMLAMSAADYQYHNTMFLVAHFHNVIIPGVVYAMLAGLTFYWPKIFGFMLNERLGKWTAWLLSVGFVLAFIPMYITGLDGQARRMYTYSESTGFSAMNMVSFIGAAIMAIAFALLVYNIYYSIRYSPRNIGNDPWDARSLEWATHTPVPEYNFAITPQVESTQPFWDSKKNGHELFKGEIEKIHMPNNSGLPFIMSCIFFVFGFAMIFSIWPLAIITLIGILACLAYRSFEKDHGRYISVEEIKETETRLRGAKK comes from the coding sequence ATGGATTTCTTTGATCGTTTTGCAGTACCACATCCAAGCTTTTTAATATATGCATCCATGGTTGGCATTGGCCTAACTATGCTTGCAATAGTTGTAGGGATCACCTACTTTAAGAAATGGGGTTATCTATGGCGTGAATGGATAACGACTGTTGACCATAAACGAATTGGTATCATGTATTTGCTATCAGCATTGCTTATGCTGTTCCGCGGTGGCGTAGATGCAATAATGATGCGTTATCAACTTTCTATGCCTGAAAATACATTTCTAGATTCACAACATTACAATGAAGTCTTCTCCACACACGGAGTAGTTATGATCTTGTTTATGGCTATGCCATTCATTATATTTTTCTTTAACTACCTTGTACCATTACAAATTGGAGCACGGGACGTTGCATTTCCACGCTTAAATGCTCTAAGTTTTTGGTTATTCTTTATGGGTATGGGGTTATTCAACATCTCATTCATAGTAGGTGGATCACCTGATGCAGGTTGGACTTCTTACTTCCCACTTGCAGGTAACGAATTTAGTACGTCTGTTGGGACGAACTATTATATGATTGCGATTCAAATAGCTGGTATCGGTACATTAATGACTGGTATTAACTTTATTACAACTATTTTAAAAATGAGAGCACCTGGCATGAAGCTTATGAAAATGCCAATGTTCACATGGTCTGCTTTCATCGCCAATGTCATTATCGTTTTTGCTTTCCCTGTATTAACGGTATTACTAGCAATGGGTACCATGGATAGATTATTCGGAACTAACTTCTTTACTACTGATAATGGTGGTATGGATATGCTTTGGGCTAACCTGTTCTGGGTATGGGGACATCCTGAAGTTTACATTTTGATATTACCCGCATTTGGTCTTTATAGTGAGATCATTTCAACGTTTGCACGACGCAATCTTTATGGGTATAAGTCAATGGTTGCTTCGATGGTAGTTATTTCTTTACTTTCATTTTTCGTATGGGCTCACCATTTCTTTACAATGGGTCAAGGTCCATTAGCAAACAGTATATTCTCTATTACAACTATGGCGATTGCTGTTCCAACCGGAGTTAAAATATTTAACTGGTTATTCACCTTATGGAAAGGGAAAATCGAGTTTACTACACCAATGCTCTATTCGATGCTCTTTATCCCACTGTTTACTTTAGGTGGAGTTACCGGTGTAATGCTAGCGATGTCTGCAGCTGACTATCAATATCATAATACGATGTTCTTAGTTGCTCACTTCCATAACGTAATTATTCCTGGAGTAGTTTATGCAATGCTTGCTGGTCTTACATTCTATTGGCCAAAAATCTTTGGCTTCATGTTGAATGAGAGACTTGGTAAATGGACAGCATGGTTGCTTTCTGTCGGCTTTGTATTAGCCTTTATACCAATGTATATTACTGGTTTAGATGGTCAGGCACGTCGTATGTATACGTACTCTGAATCTACTGGTTTTAGTGCAATGAATATGGTTTCATTTATCGGTGCTGCAATTATGGCAATTGCCTTTGCTCTTCTTGTTTATAACATTTACTATAGTATTCGTTATTCTCCAAGAAATATTGGTAATGACCCATGGGATGCGCGTTCGCTTGAATGGGCTACTCACACACCAGTACCAGAATATAACTTTGCGATTACGCCACAGGTTGAATCTACACAACCATTCTGGGACTCGAAGAAAAATGGACATGAGTTATTTAAAGGCGAAATAGAAAAAATTCATATGCCAAATAACAGTGGTTTACCATTTATCATGAGTTGTATTTTCTTTGTGTTTGGATTTGCCATGATATTTAGCATATGGCCACTGGCAATCATCACATTAATCGGTATTTTAGCTTGTTTAGCTTACCGCTCATTTGAGAAAGACCATGGAAGATATATTTCTGTCGAAGAGATTAAAGAAACAGAAACAAGATTGCGAGGTGCTAAAAAATGA
- the qoxA gene encoding cytochrome aa3 quinol oxidase subunit II codes for MKLKMKWILLSMVITISTVLTGCEPLLVLDPKGPQAKTQADDIMLSIWLMLGIVIVVLAILVFVLIKYRASKQPKDYEPPHIEGSPIVEAICIGIPILIVIFLSIVSVKSNYEVEATPAGYEDQEPLVIYASSSNWKWHFSYPEENIETVNYLYIPADRAIEFKLYSYGPITSFWIPQLGGQKYAMSDMVTTLHLAADAPGEFSGRNANFSGAGFAENTFEVTAMTPSDYQDWVEEVHETASPLTEEKFEELLEPGHLGRSTYTGTHLEFSPAPEHDHGSTDNNTEESDHEQHNEHQSQDSVEHSEHTNH; via the coding sequence ATGAAATTAAAAATGAAATGGATCCTTTTATCGATGGTTATCACTATTTCCACCGTGTTAACCGGTTGTGAACCATTACTAGTTTTAGATCCGAAAGGCCCGCAAGCAAAAACACAGGCTGACGATATTATGTTATCTATCTGGCTTATGTTAGGAATAGTTATTGTCGTATTAGCAATTTTAGTGTTTGTCTTAATAAAATACCGTGCTTCTAAACAACCGAAAGATTACGAGCCACCACATATTGAAGGAAGCCCAATTGTTGAAGCAATTTGTATCGGTATTCCTATTTTAATAGTTATCTTCTTATCTATCGTTTCCGTAAAAAGTAACTATGAAGTCGAAGCAACTCCAGCGGGATACGAAGATCAAGAGCCTCTAGTTATTTATGCTTCTTCATCTAACTGGAAATGGCATTTTAGTTATCCGGAAGAAAATATTGAAACAGTTAACTATTTATACATTCCTGCGGACCGCGCAATTGAGTTTAAATTGTATTCGTATGGACCCATCACTAGTTTCTGGATTCCACAGTTAGGTGGGCAAAAATACGCGATGTCTGATATGGTCACCACTTTACACTTAGCAGCCGATGCACCTGGAGAATTTAGTGGTAGAAATGCTAACTTCAGTGGAGCAGGATTTGCAGAAAACACTTTTGAAGTTACGGCTATGACACCATCGGATTACCAAGATTGGGTAGAGGAAGTACATGAAACTGCTTCACCACTTACAGAGGAAAAATTCGAAGAACTATTAGAGCCTGGACATCTTGGGCGTTCTACTTATACAGGAACCCACTTAGAGTTTTCTCCTGCGCCAGAGCATGACCATGGTTCTACTGATAACAATACGGAAGAATCAGATCATGAACAGCATAACGAACACCAATCTCAAGATTCTGTTGAACATTCCGAACACACAAATCATTAA
- a CDS encoding YunC family protein has translation MINLEPINIEGHTFLSISVELPKTNLLVVTSDKGYIMCGALDVALLNEKLKDRKVVAGRAVGVKTISQLLDAPLESITYEAEELGIIQGMIGREALLKMI, from the coding sequence ATGATTAACCTAGAACCAATTAATATTGAGGGACATACGTTTTTATCGATTTCTGTAGAGTTGCCTAAAACGAACTTACTCGTTGTCACCAGTGATAAAGGGTATATAATGTGCGGTGCTTTAGACGTTGCACTACTAAATGAAAAATTGAAAGATAGGAAGGTAGTTGCCGGAAGAGCTGTTGGAGTAAAAACAATTTCTCAGCTTTTGGATGCGCCGCTCGAATCCATAACCTACGAAGCGGAAGAACTCGGTATCATTCAAGGCATGATTGGAAGGGAAGCCCTTTTAAAAATGATATAA
- a CDS encoding small, acid-soluble spore protein tlp, producing MPKTRRGPNDRSNSEERLKKTIRHMEAAEIAREYAPAKDLAGIEKKNEQRAKSIEEMEKEIKAAENLGLKGYL from the coding sequence ATGCCTAAAACCAGACGTGGCCCTAATGATCGTTCGAATAGTGAAGAAAGACTTAAGAAAACAATCAGACATATGGAAGCAGCCGAAATAGCGAGGGAATACGCACCAGCAAAAGACCTTGCTGGAATTGAAAAGAAAAATGAACAACGTGCAAAAAGCATAGAAGAAATGGAAAAAGAGATAAAGGCAGCAGAAAATTTAGGATTAAAAGGATACCTATAA
- a CDS encoding MBL fold metallo-hydrolase, which produces MQNKYPRKLNERIYLIDGFDMGESERTGTYVIDEQELTIVETGPSPSVKYVKNGLKSLGFSLDQVKYIIVTHIHLDHAGGAGLLLKECPNAQVVVHPKGVRHLAEPERLIAGAKAVYGNKFEELFDPIIPISQERMIKKNDGDILKIGETCILKFFDTPGHANHHFSIYDPISNGMFTGDTVGVRYEQLILDGVTFFLPSTSPNQFNPVAMQRAIELFVQMNLQYIYYGHFGVTNSPKEALSQVSMWLNIFMTEAEVVYAEAKGYDELANRLDKLVKEHLKNQGISEKHDVFRLIKLDLEVSAMGMIDYLAKREKG; this is translated from the coding sequence ATGCAAAATAAGTATCCGAGGAAGCTTAATGAAAGAATATATTTAATTGATGGATTTGATATGGGTGAGTCTGAGCGCACAGGTACATATGTAATTGATGAGCAAGAGCTTACAATAGTAGAAACTGGACCAAGTCCTTCCGTAAAGTATGTCAAAAATGGATTGAAATCATTAGGATTTTCACTAGACCAAGTAAAATACATAATCGTTACACATATTCATTTGGACCATGCAGGAGGAGCGGGGCTTCTATTAAAGGAATGCCCTAATGCTCAAGTAGTTGTTCATCCAAAAGGAGTAAGGCATCTGGCAGAACCAGAAAGACTGATAGCTGGAGCAAAGGCTGTTTATGGGAATAAGTTTGAGGAATTATTCGATCCTATCATTCCGATTTCGCAGGAGCGAATGATTAAAAAAAATGATGGGGATATATTAAAGATAGGAGAAACTTGTATATTAAAATTTTTTGATACTCCTGGTCATGCTAATCATCATTTTAGTATTTATGATCCGATTAGTAATGGAATGTTCACGGGAGATACGGTTGGTGTTCGCTATGAACAACTGATATTAGATGGTGTGACTTTCTTTTTACCATCCACCTCACCAAACCAATTCAACCCAGTTGCTATGCAAAGGGCAATAGAGCTTTTTGTACAAATGAATCTTCAATATATCTATTATGGACATTTTGGAGTAACGAATTCTCCCAAAGAAGCACTTTCTCAAGTTTCGATGTGGTTAAATATTTTTATGACAGAAGCAGAAGTTGTATACGCGGAAGCAAAGGGATATGATGAGCTAGCAAATAGACTAGATAAGTTAGTGAAAGAACACCTGAAAAATCAAGGTATTTCAGAAAAACATGATGTATTTAGACTAATTAAATTAGATTTAGAAGTAAGTGCTATGGGAATGATAGATTATTTAGCAAAAAGAGAAAAGGGATGA